Proteins encoded by one window of uncultured Draconibacterium sp.:
- a CDS encoding redoxin family protein, translating to MKTNTFIILLLISFLFSCTEKSKHSEKQIKSATNSADSIYNLPATITGKILNLEVYPNIKEVKLTMPGFEGDETEITTRIDDSGQFTIKFYPKTKREVQLYLIEDIMVIQPGDSLHIIKDFKDIGSSSFSGDRAELNKQISKFRGKYLGRYPTDYKQTYLDFKENCKHEKNSNYQKLIEFQENNICTDEFNSWAIKQIELDYCIALFHYPRQHFVRSKIELTDSTEYFSFIENLEGKFDNSIVMSGYFKTTEQYMNYQIMKHKEYQQKIANKDTIVDSVISDLFSSTENNYLAQFSLRTFLNVALQSNQTDWIDNNSEQISTKINDSFLRNNLKEHYDRINDFNNNPKRFSDAILSSNNNIELNNGISFQSNNKKNTVKELIEANPGKVIYVDFWATWCPPCIHKMQYSKQLITDFKTKT from the coding sequence ATGAAAACAAACACATTTATCATATTACTTTTGATTTCCTTTTTGTTTAGCTGCACTGAAAAAAGTAAACATTCTGAGAAACAGATAAAATCTGCTACAAATTCAGCGGACAGTATTTATAACTTGCCAGCAACAATTACCGGAAAGATTTTGAATTTGGAAGTTTATCCGAATATTAAAGAGGTAAAACTGACCATGCCGGGATTTGAAGGAGATGAAACGGAAATTACAACAAGAATTGACGATTCAGGTCAGTTTACAATTAAATTTTATCCAAAAACAAAAAGAGAAGTACAACTTTATCTAATTGAAGATATTATGGTAATTCAACCCGGTGATAGTCTTCATATTATAAAAGACTTTAAAGATATTGGCAGCTCTTCATTTTCTGGTGACAGAGCTGAGTTAAATAAACAAATAAGCAAATTCAGAGGAAAATATCTGGGGCGTTATCCAACTGACTATAAACAAACATATTTAGATTTTAAGGAAAATTGTAAGCATGAGAAAAACAGTAACTATCAAAAATTAATTGAATTTCAAGAAAATAATATTTGTACAGATGAATTTAACAGTTGGGCCATAAAACAAATTGAATTAGATTATTGCATCGCATTGTTTCATTATCCCCGCCAGCATTTTGTGCGTTCTAAAATTGAACTAACAGATTCCACTGAATACTTTTCGTTTATTGAGAATCTTGAGGGAAAATTTGATAACTCTATTGTAATGAGTGGTTATTTTAAAACTACAGAGCAGTATATGAATTATCAAATAATGAAACACAAAGAATATCAACAAAAAATTGCAAATAAAGACACAATTGTAGATTCAGTGATTTCAGATTTGTTTTCAAGTACTGAAAATAATTATTTGGCTCAATTTTCACTACGTACATTCCTAAATGTTGCCCTACAATCGAACCAGACAGATTGGATAGACAACAATAGCGAACAGATTAGCACCAAAATAAATGACTCTTTTCTTAGAAACAATCTTAAGGAACATTACGACAGAATTAATGATTTTAACAATAATCCTAAAAGGTTTTCAGATGCAATATTGTCTTCCAATAACAACATCGAATTGAATAATGGAATTTCATTTCAATCGAATAATAAAAAAAACACAGTTAAAGAATTGATTGAAGCGAATCCTGGCAAAGTAATTTATGTTGATTTTTGGGCTACTTGGTGTCCTCCTTGTATTCACAAGATGCAGTATTCAAAACAGTTGATTACTGACTTCAAAACAAAGACGTAG
- a CDS encoding TlpA disulfide reductase family protein, producing the protein MKKYFKILCSLLLVIIFGCQHTEKSYTESDDLIELKAIRQKERMINFKSQRRMSEKDGRFWDKVYPEITGVPDSLKEVDVYYYGIHLMQALYQSYKAGDVKSEDFEYYYKAWQNSDTTNCSVDYVNTFVVIVTGKTNSGKYYYMFDSNNNHDFADEIAYETIKSPSSSFGKNPNLEFQPHKIVFEKYVDNSIQEDFKWISFSKRNGKMWIQFNEITETSFLFNSIRYKIKTYPSTGGEPRYGISSFFKLSKPDKPYQRSKLFDIGEYIDLGTSKYKINCSQDGLKVYLSKDKSLSHIESTQIGYAPISFKALTYSNDNINFPSDFKGKYVLLDFWSTSCAPCVQEIKENYIELYERYGGKNFEIIGVADNLATELKTFIEKNNIRWTIVPDKEKKLILKKYNISKYPTLFLINPEGKIILKDDDLRGEKLMVELNERIKSN; encoded by the coding sequence ATGAAAAAATACTTTAAAATATTATGTAGTCTATTACTCGTTATAATTTTCGGTTGCCAACATACTGAAAAAAGTTATACGGAGTCAGATGACTTAATTGAATTGAAAGCTATTAGACAAAAAGAGCGTATGATTAATTTTAAATCCCAAAGGAGGATGTCTGAGAAAGATGGGAGGTTTTGGGATAAAGTGTATCCCGAAATAACTGGAGTGCCTGATTCTCTTAAAGAAGTTGATGTATACTACTACGGTATCCATTTGATGCAAGCATTATACCAGTCCTATAAAGCTGGAGATGTGAAGAGTGAAGATTTTGAGTATTATTACAAGGCATGGCAAAATAGTGATACAACTAATTGTTCCGTTGACTATGTAAATACATTTGTGGTAATTGTTACTGGAAAGACAAATTCGGGTAAATATTATTACATGTTTGACTCAAATAATAACCACGACTTTGCTGATGAAATTGCTTATGAAACAATAAAGTCTCCAAGTTCATCCTTTGGTAAAAATCCCAATTTAGAATTTCAACCTCATAAAATAGTGTTTGAAAAATACGTGGACAATTCAATTCAAGAAGATTTTAAATGGATTTCATTTTCTAAACGTAATGGAAAAATGTGGATACAATTTAATGAAATTACAGAAACATCTTTTCTATTTAATTCAATCCGTTACAAAATTAAAACATACCCTTCAACAGGAGGAGAACCTCGCTATGGAATAAGTTCATTCTTTAAACTTTCAAAACCAGACAAACCATATCAAAGAAGTAAATTATTTGATATTGGAGAATATATAGACTTAGGTACTTCAAAATATAAAATAAATTGTAGCCAAGATGGATTGAAAGTGTACTTATCAAAAGATAAATCGTTATCTCATATAGAAAGTACCCAAATTGGCTATGCTCCAATTTCCTTTAAAGCCTTAACGTATTCAAACGACAATATTAATTTTCCATCAGACTTTAAAGGAAAATATGTTCTGTTGGACTTTTGGTCTACAAGTTGTGCTCCCTGTGTTCAAGAGATAAAAGAAAATTATATTGAATTGTATGAAAGATATGGAGGGAAGAATTTTGAAATTATCGGAGTGGCAGACAATTTAGCGACTGAACTTAAAACTTTTATTGAAAAAAATAATATTAGGTGGACTATTGTCCCTGATAAAGAAAAAAAATTGATTCTAAAAAAATACAACATCTCTAAATACCCGACATTATTTCTCATTAATCCTGAGGGTAAAATAATATTAAAAGATGATGATTTAAGAGGGGAAAAGCTAATGGTCGAACTTAATGAAAGGATAAAAAGTAACTAA
- the pstS gene encoding phosphate ABC transporter substrate-binding protein PstS translates to MKNLALLILVVFILGACSSSTNKQGGEKAGTSKVTLTAAGATFPMPYYNMVFKNYTSEFGTLLTYGGIGSGGGIRSLTDKVVDFGATDAYLSDDKLADMPAEVVHIPTVLGAVVIAYNLPGVDGLKLSNELLEKIFMGEITKWNDPAIKANNEGLTLPDMEITFVHRSDGSGTTYIFSDYMTKISPKWADAVGTGKSLQWPVGMGAKGNPGVAGTISQTEGAIGYIGSEYAFAQKIQTALVQNSAGNYIEPSIASVSAAAKGEIPADTRIMLTNSADPESYPISGFTWIILYKEQNYDGRSKDQALATVTFLDWLVSADAQGQAEKVHYAPLPDAAAEKAKAILRSVTFDGQPLLK, encoded by the coding sequence ATGAAAAATTTAGCCCTACTTATTTTAGTAGTATTTATTCTTGGAGCTTGCTCCAGCTCGACGAACAAACAAGGTGGAGAAAAAGCCGGAACTTCGAAAGTGACTTTAACAGCTGCGGGAGCTACTTTCCCGATGCCATATTACAATATGGTTTTTAAGAACTATACATCAGAATTTGGTACGCTGCTTACTTATGGCGGAATCGGTTCAGGCGGAGGTATTCGCAGTTTAACCGACAAAGTGGTTGACTTTGGTGCAACTGATGCTTATTTGAGCGACGACAAACTGGCAGATATGCCTGCTGAAGTGGTTCACATTCCAACTGTGCTTGGTGCTGTTGTAATTGCATACAACCTTCCTGGTGTTGATGGCCTCAAACTGTCGAACGAATTGCTGGAGAAAATTTTCATGGGTGAAATTACCAAGTGGAACGATCCTGCAATTAAAGCGAATAACGAAGGTTTGACACTTCCTGATATGGAAATTACTTTCGTACACCGTTCAGACGGTAGTGGAACAACCTACATTTTCAGCGACTACATGACTAAAATTAGCCCAAAATGGGCTGATGCTGTGGGAACAGGAAAATCGTTGCAATGGCCTGTTGGTATGGGTGCTAAAGGAAATCCTGGAGTTGCCGGTACCATTAGCCAAACCGAGGGAGCCATTGGTTACATCGGATCGGAATATGCTTTCGCACAGAAAATCCAAACAGCATTGGTACAAAACAGCGCCGGTAACTACATCGAGCCGTCGATTGCTTCGGTTAGTGCTGCTGCAAAAGGCGAGATTCCTGCTGATACCCGCATTATGCTGACTAATTCTGCCGATCCTGAATCATACCCGATCAGCGGATTTACCTGGATCATTCTATACAAAGAGCAAAATTACGATGGCCGCTCAAAAGATCAGGCGCTGGCAACAGTAACTTTCCTCGATTGGTTGGTAAGTGCCGATGCACAAGGTCAGGCAGAAAAGGTTCACTATGCGCCACTTCCTGATGCCGCTGCCGAAAAAGCCAAAGCAATTTTGCGCTCGGTTACTTTCGATGGGCAACCATTGTTGAAATAG